In Gracilibacillus salitolerans, the sequence ATATCGGCATTCAGAATGCGTTAAAACTTCATTTTGGTCTTGAAAATAAACCAACTGCAGCCAAACTAGACGAATGGAATCAGGCATGGAAACCATACCGTTCTTATGCTGCTATGACACTATGGCGCAGTATTGAAGAAACTTAAGAAGGTATGTTGACCATCAACTGTTTATATGTGTTTGCTTGTTCTTTATCACCTTTTGCTAAATAGCTTTTGTATAGATATTGGATCGGGGCAGGATCATCTGGTGTAAGTTCCATTTCCCATTCAAAACAAGCAATTGCTTGATCATACTGTTCCAAGTCAAAGTAGATTTCACCTAAGGCAAATTGCTGGTCTGGATTATCGGTTAGTTTTTCCATTTTCCTTAGCTTTTGCATAATTGGAAGCTCCGTATCCTTTAGTGATGTGATGATTTCTTTTAAAGGCAGATGCTGTAATAGTTTTTTAATGGTTAAATGGAGAACTCTCTCTAGTTGTGCAGCATCATCTTTGTATACGGTCAATAATGTTTGTAATAAAGGTTGGTAATCTTCTGTTAATTGATCAGTAGAAACTGATTCAAGTGCCTTCTCGAACAGCTCATGATCTTCAATTGCTTCATTGTGGTGAAGATAATGCCTTAAAATTGCTTGATAGCCGTTCAGTTTCACGAGTTTTTCGATGATTTCTTTTGGTTCGGGATATTCGGCTAGTACTTCTTCCCATAAAACAATTTGATCCTGCATGGATAGCAGTTCTTGGGCCAGCCCATCAAGCTTTGCAACAGCCTTTAAGGATGAACATTTGATGTAGATGAGGAAGAGCTGATCAAATTTTCGATTATCTATATGATATTGTTGGATTACAGAATTTATGACTGGGTCAGGGAAATTTTGTTCAAAATAAACAGATTCTAAATAGAGAGGATCTGACCATTCTATTGTAAGTTGATCAATGTCTTGATATTGATCTTTAAATTTTTGGAAGTCAAAATGATGGAGCATATCTTTGGCAAACATATCATGCGGGCGTATTTGCACATAGTTGGCAAGGATTCGGAATGCTTTCTTTAACTGACCATTTCTTCGGTAGTTGTAAAATGTTTTCTTGCATAGTGCCTCGATTTTTTTCTCATTTACATAGTTATCGAACATCGCAAGTACGTAAAGCATTTCCGTTTCGTTTAATTTGTTGGTTAGTTTTTGTACCATTTGATTATTGGAAGTAAGGCGATAAGCATTTTCTTCATTGAGCAGCGCTTTGGTTAATGGATGATCGGCAGCGAATGTATGTCCATATTGGAGAGCATTTTTTAGAAAGGATTGCAATTGTATCGAAGTCGTTTTCTTTGCGTTAATATAGCGGTCTTTGTAAAAAAACAAATGATAAGATTGGTTTTTTTGACCGGTAGCTTCTACTATTTTTGCTTGTTTGTATATTGTCATTTGTACTACATTAAAACGCATCGTCTTTTTATTATGCATTAGCTGGATGGTTGTCATCAATGAAACAACTCCTTTTTATTACGGATTATCTCTAGTGTAGCATAAATCATCTGAAGGCAAAAGAATGTTGTGAATGTAAATTCTTTGTAATGTTTTCTTTCAAAACACAAGCAGTTGTTTAGTTATGTGATAAGATAGACGAAAAGTTTACTAGGAGGATCTATGTGTTAAAAGAAATTTTATGGACGATACTCTTAGCCTTACTACTCGTATTTATTCCTTTTGGTGTTGTGATATAAAAATAATAGAAAAGCAGAGCAATCTACTATTGTGGATTGTTTTTTTATGCGAAAAGAAGTTAGAAACTTGTACAAATCCATAAACTTCGGTGTAACTTTCATGTGGTTGACAGCGATACGATAGAATTATCGTTGGATATCCAGAAGTAGAAAGAAATTTCAAGTCGATTCCATATTATGCATGGAGTAATCGCGGGGAAAATGAAATGACTGTCTGGATCCGAGAAAGATAAAAATATATTAGCATACTGTCTCATAAGTATAGTTTACGAGTGTACTGTCTAAGCTAGCTTTTGAGACAGTTTTTGTATTACATAAAAATTTTTTGAGCAAAGATCTTGAAAGTCAAAAAAGGTCAGATTATAATAATAAATAAGAAAGGTCAAATATAGTCAAAGTCAAAGTTGACCTTGATAAACAATTGAAGGAGGAATGACAAATGAAATGCCAACAATGTGGTATTCATCAAGCAACGATAAATGTAAACCTTCGATTCCATGATCAAACAGAATCTTTACATGTGTGTGACTCATGCTTTCAAGATATAAAAAATCAAATGAAACATCCATCAGGTATGTTTGGGGGACAAGATTTTGAAGGCTTCTTTGCCGGAGGAGCAAACGGTTCAAACCAAGCACATACCAAAACAAATACAAGACAAGGTAAAAAAGGAAATGGCCTACTAGATCAACTAGGGAAAAACTTGACCGATGCGGCAAGAGCTGGGTTAATTGATCCTGTGATCGGTCGTGATCAAGAGGTTAAACGTGTGGTTGAAACATTAAACCGCCGTAATAAAAATAACCCTGTTTTAATCGGGGAACCAGGTGTTGGTAAAACAGCAATAGCAGAAGGATTAGCACTAAAAGTTACGGAAGGAAACGTTCCATCTAAACTGTTGGATAAAGAGATTTACCTTTTAGATGTAGCGTCATTGGTTGCTAATACGGGAATTCGCGGTCAATTTGAAGAGCGAATGAAACAACTTGTATCCGAACTGCAAGAACGTCAAAATGTCATCCTTTTTGTTGACGAAATTCACTTACTTGTAGGTGCTGGAACGACAGAAGGCTCTCAAATGGATGCAGGTAATATCTTAAAACCAGCATTGGCACGAGGCGAATTACAGTTAATCGGTGCGACAACGTTAAAAGAGTACCGTCAGATTGAAAAAGATGCAGCACTTGAGCGTCGTTTCCAGCCGATTATGGTCAAAGAGCCATCTTTAGATGAAGCTGAGAAAATTTTGCACGGCTTGAAAGAACGCTATGAAAAATATCATCAGGTAAGCTATTCTGATGAAGTATTACGTGCTGCCGTTACATTGTCTAAACGTTATATTCAAGATCGTTTCTTACCAGACAAAGCAATTGATCTCATTGATGAGTCTGGTGCACGTCTCAACCTGGATGTAAGTGAATCAGATCATGAAGCATTGCAAAAACGTCTCGACGAAATCGCTAAAGAAAAAATGGAAGCTGCTGAAAAAGAAGACTATGAGCGTGCAGCTAACTTAAGACATCAAGAGATCAAACTAGAGAAAAAATTAGCAGAAACAAAGGAAGCACCAAAAGCAGAAGTAACGGTCGAAGATATTCAATTAATTATTGAAGAGAAAACGGGAATCCCGGTTCGTAAAATCCAATCAGATGAACAATCCAAAATGAAACACTTAGCAGACAACTTAAGTCAACAAGTGATTGGCCAACAGGTAGCCGTTGATAAAGTAGCTAAAGCGGTTCGTCGTAGTCGTGCCGGTTTGAAATCTAAACATCGTCCAATTGGTTCCTTCCTTTTTGTCGGACCAACTGGTGTCGGTAAAACCGAGTTAACCAAAGCATTAGCGGAAGAACTGTTTGGTACAAAAGAAGCGATGATTCGCCTTGATATGAGTGAATATATGGAGAAACACGCCGTATCTAAAATTATTGGATCACCACCAGGCTATGTAGGACATGAAGAAGCAGGACAATTAACCGAAAAAGTTCGTCATAACCCTTACAGCTTGATTCTGTTAGATGAAATCGAAAAAGCACATCCAGATGTACAAAATATGTTCCTGCAAATCATGGAAGACGGTCAACTAACAGATAGTCACGGCAGAACCGTAAGTTTCAAAGACTCCGTAATTATTATGACAAGTAATGCGGGTACTGGTACAAAGAATATTACGGTTGGCTTCAATAGTGACAACAATGAAGCTGTTTCAACACTAGAAAACTTAAGCAGCTATTTTAAACCAGAATTCTTAAACCGTTTTGATGCGATCATTCCATTTAATGAATTAGAACAAGAGGATCTCTTGAAAATTGTAGATCTTATGATCGCAGAATTAAGTGACCAATTAAAAGAATCTGCCCTTGAGATAACAGTAAGCGACGAAGCGAAGAAATTCCTTGCCGATAAAGGCTATGACCCTCGTTTCGGTGCACGCCCGCTACGTCGTGTGATCCAGGATAAAGTAGAAGACGGCATCACAGATCTTGTATTAGAAGAAGAGCATGTAAACAAAATAGAGATCGTGTTTGAAAACGAAGATATCGTTGTGAAGAAGAGCGCTAGCTAGTTATTTAGCTAGTGCTTTTTTCTTTAAGTATCGGTTCGCGTACTCACCGTGATTCCTTTATCTCCGTTGATTCTGAAGTCGCTACGTTTCTAAACGGGCGCTCTGCGCTTTTCTAAAGTAAAGTTTATATAAAGTTATTTAAAAATGTATTGATTCCCTTTTACTAAACATACATACTAGGTCTAAAGTTATAGTTTAGGAGGGGGGAAGAGTTGAAAAGACAGATTCGAACTGCAGAAAAGTTACTAGTCTTAGGTCTGAGTTTAATTCTCATTTTTATGGTTGTTCAAGATCTAGTTCCACTAGGTCCACTTAATGATGTCGATGCCATCTCAGAAGATCGTAGTTTCAATGAAATATTGACTGTTACCTTAATAGGTACTGTTCAAATTTTAATTTTACTAAGTATTGTACTACTATTTATGGGCAAGAGGTATCCGATCTGGATTAGGCTCTGGTTAGTCATTCATCAATCATTTATTTTCGTCGGAGCACTGATTGATTGGTGGATTCCATACTTTTTTGGTTTTGGAGCAGAGGAAAGAGTGGAAAGATATCAGCAAATGTTTGGAGAAACCCATGCTTTCTTGCCGGAAATCAATGGAATTGTACCGAATACGCTTCATGTTATCTTTCATTCGCTTTTATTGCTTTGTATTCTCTTAACTATCTATATTAGCTTCACAACTAAGAATAAAAATCATCTCGCATAAATGTGGGGTGATTTTTTTGTTTACATAATCGGAAAGTGGCCATAAAAAGATTAGAAGTGGCCATAAAGTGCTCAAAAGTGACCATAAATCTCCCAAAAGTGGCCATAAAATTTTTATCCATCCAAACTTTTTGTACTTCTTTGCGTCTAATAGATAAGATAGAAAAAGAAACGGGGGGCAGTAGGATGGTCAATGTCACAAAAAAGGATTTTCGCAAAAATAATGATGCGTTTGTATACATCATTACTACATACCGCGAAGATTTATTTCGAACTGCGATGGCTTTTTTGAAAAATAAAGAAGAAGCATTAGAAGCGATACAAGAAGTAACCTTCCGAGCTTATAAAAAACGTGGACAGTTAAAAGATATTCGTTATGT encodes:
- a CDS encoding ATP-dependent Clp protease ATP-binding subunit, which codes for MKCQQCGIHQATINVNLRFHDQTESLHVCDSCFQDIKNQMKHPSGMFGGQDFEGFFAGGANGSNQAHTKTNTRQGKKGNGLLDQLGKNLTDAARAGLIDPVIGRDQEVKRVVETLNRRNKNNPVLIGEPGVGKTAIAEGLALKVTEGNVPSKLLDKEIYLLDVASLVANTGIRGQFEERMKQLVSELQERQNVILFVDEIHLLVGAGTTEGSQMDAGNILKPALARGELQLIGATTLKEYRQIEKDAALERRFQPIMVKEPSLDEAEKILHGLKERYEKYHQVSYSDEVLRAAVTLSKRYIQDRFLPDKAIDLIDESGARLNLDVSESDHEALQKRLDEIAKEKMEAAEKEDYERAANLRHQEIKLEKKLAETKEAPKAEVTVEDIQLIIEEKTGIPVRKIQSDEQSKMKHLADNLSQQVIGQQVAVDKVAKAVRRSRAGLKSKHRPIGSFLFVGPTGVGKTELTKALAEELFGTKEAMIRLDMSEYMEKHAVSKIIGSPPGYVGHEEAGQLTEKVRHNPYSLILLDEIEKAHPDVQNMFLQIMEDGQLTDSHGRTVSFKDSVIIMTSNAGTGTKNITVGFNSDNNEAVSTLENLSSYFKPEFLNRFDAIIPFNELEQEDLLKIVDLMIAELSDQLKESALEITVSDEAKKFLADKGYDPRFGARPLRRVIQDKVEDGITDLVLEEEHVNKIEIVFENEDIVVKKSAS